The Methylomarinum sp. Ch1-1 genome contains the following window.
GTTGCCATCCATTGTTTAATCAAACCTGAGTTCGGGTTAACAAACCAGCCTGTATCAGGCAGCTCTTCCAGAAGACGCCGTTCACCCAGCACCTAAATAAACGAAGATGATTTATCGCAGCCATTAGCCTATGGAATTTAGGTGCTGGGTGAATACGTCCATGGCAGCTAACAGCTCCTGCTTACCGCTGCACTTACACGTCCTTGTGCGGCGTAGGCTTGAGCGCGGCCTCCATGCCGCGCACACTTCCTCCTGAGCTACCTGATACTGTCTTAACCTTTTGCAATATATGATTCTTTCATCCCGAACTGAGGTTAGTCAAAGATCGACGTGACTTTGCCGAATAGGCGCTTGGGAGCATCGGTAAATGCATTGGTTTTATTTTTTAGCGCCAGCAATCTTGCCGATGTCGGGTCTATGGCAAGCCCTTTGTCGAGATTTGCTTTCGCTTTGGCGTATCTAAAATCCGATAAATTGGATTCGACCAGGTCTGCGTAGGCGTCTGCAATCTTGAATTTACCTTGCTGTGCTTCGGGGTGAGCGGGAGCTAGGGTCAGGGCTCGGTGGTAATAAAACATGGCGTTATCGTTTGCCGGTGTTGTCAACCTGAAGGCTCTTATAGCCTTGTCGGCCTCGCTAAGATTGAGGTCGATTTCATCGCGAATATTTCTGTCCAATACGGCAACGCGCCTGATCCCTGTCAATGTCCTGGCATCATCAGGCGCGATGGTCAGCGCTTGATTGTAAATAGCGAGAGCTTGTCGCAGAGCCGGCAGGGATAAATTGGCTTGCGTCAATATGGCGTCCGCCTCGTCCAATAGGTGTTGAATCTCGTTGTGTTCAGATTCGTATGCAACGGCATTCTCTGCGACGTCGGCAGCCAAAACATTATCGGCTGGTTCGGTAGGCTCTTTAGGGTGAAAATAATAAAGAGCGGTCGCCCCGGCGAGAGTGATGGCCAGCCCTAAGCCTATGAACGCGTGCAGGCGGCGTTGGCTTTGCGGGGCGCTAGAGAGTTTATGGAGCGATGTGTTGGCGGCTGTTTTTTTCGCGGCAACGATTTTATTGAATTTATGCGTTATCGCATGCTTGCTGCCGGTGTTTTGGAAACTTTCTATATAGTCGATTAAATCGGCCGTCGAGGCAAAGCGGTTATCGGCATCGGTGGCGATCATTAAATCCACTAACTGCTGATAACGGGTAAGGTGGTCGGGAAGAGGCGCGGCTTCGGTCGTTAAATGGGCGATGATGGTTTCGATCGGGGTATCGCCTTGGAACGGTTTTTGACCGGTTAGCATTTCGTAAAACATAATGCCCAGGCTATAGATATCGGTTCTCGGGTCCAGAGGTCTTTGTTGAGCCTGTTCTGGACTGATGTAATGAGGGCTGCCGATAGTCGAGCCGTCCATCGTTAACGAGGTATCGGTTTGTAATAGTTTGGCGACGCCAAAATCGGTTAACACGAGCGAGTCGTCTGTTCTGAAGAGAATATTTTCGGGTTTGATATCCCGGTGAATGATGCCTTTTTGATGGACGAAGTCAAGACAACGGGCGATCAGCTTAATCTGTTTGAGGGCCGCGTCAGGCGTCAATCCGGTTTCGATGCGTTGCTTCAGATCACCGCCTTCGAGATACTCCATAGCCAGGAAGCATTGCCGATCGATCTCGCCCAGGTCGTGAATGGTGATGATATTACGTTGATTCAATGACGCGATGATTTTGCCTTCATTGAAAAAACGTTGGACTTGCTCCTCGGTGTCAAATCTTTTTAAGATTTTTAACGCGACCAGCCGGTCGAGAGAGTTTTGTATCGCCAAGTAAACGGCCGCCATGCCGCCTTCGCCTAGCTGTCGTTGGATTGTGTAGCCGGGGACTTGGATAGTCAATGTTCGCTATGCTCTGTTGCGTAAAAGAAATCAATCCCTTCTAAGTCCTATCCATGTCTTGGAGATGGTAGCTGAAATGGAATATCGTTCCCCCGATTTCAATAATGCTGTCATCTTTAAGTTTGCTCCTGATCTTAACCGGTTTGCCATTAAGCCGGGGTTTGCCTCTTTTCTCTGGAACCAGGTAATAACCATTGCTTTGTCGGACAATGCTTGCGGCAATTTTCGGCGCAAACCAACCGCCGACTTGGAAATCGCACTCCGCCGATTTTCCGAGAGTAAAGCGGGGGCTTGTTAATTTGAATTGACGGCCGCTGAATTTTCCGCTGGAAATTTCAAGAGCAGCCTGTCTTTCCATGCTTTTTTTCAATAGACCGTTCAGTTT
Protein-coding sequences here:
- a CDS encoding serine/threonine-protein kinase, whose amino-acid sequence is MTIQVPGYTIQRQLGEGGMAAVYLAIQNSLDRLVALKILKRFDTEEQVQRFFNEGKIIASLNQRNIITIHDLGEIDRQCFLAMEYLEGGDLKQRIETGLTPDAALKQIKLIARCLDFVHQKGIIHRDIKPENILFRTDDSLVLTDFGVAKLLQTDTSLTMDGSTIGSPHYISPEQAQQRPLDPRTDIYSLGIMFYEMLTGQKPFQGDTPIETIIAHLTTEAAPLPDHLTRYQQLVDLMIATDADNRFASTADLIDYIESFQNTGSKHAITHKFNKIVAAKKTAANTSLHKLSSAPQSQRRLHAFIGLGLAITLAGATALYYFHPKEPTEPADNVLAADVAENAVAYESEHNEIQHLLDEADAILTQANLSLPALRQALAIYNQALTIAPDDARTLTGIRRVAVLDRNIRDEIDLNLSEADKAIRAFRLTTPANDNAMFYYHRALTLAPAHPEAQQGKFKIADAYADLVESNLSDFRYAKAKANLDKGLAIDPTSARLLALKNKTNAFTDAPKRLFGKVTSIFD